A single window of Rana temporaria chromosome 1, aRanTem1.1, whole genome shotgun sequence DNA harbors:
- the LOC120930242 gene encoding ubiquitin carboxyl-terminal hydrolase isozyme L1-like, producing MALPPTEINPEMLNKLLKKFGVASCKYVDVLGFEPDYLKTFSTPVCAVVLTFPLTPKIEEFRKKKAEEQKAKNLSSEVFYLKQTIENSSGLVALIHTVANNKAFVTFAKDSSLKSYIDKATAVSPEERGKLLEKN from the coding sequence ATGGCGCTACCACCTACCGAGATCAACCCTGAGATGCTGAACAAACTCCTGAAGAAGTTTGGCGTTGCCAGCTGTAAATATGTGGACGTATTGGGTTTTGAACCAGATTACCTAAAAACCTTTTCCACACCAGTTTGTGCTGTAGTGCTCACcttcccactaacaccaaagaTTGAAGAGTTccgcaaaaaaaaagcagaggaacAGAAGGCCAAAAACTTGAGCTCTGAAGTGTTTTACTTGAAGCAGACAATTGAAAACTCTAGTGGACTTGTTGCTTTGATTCACACTGTAGCCAACAACAAGGCTTTTGTGACTTTTGCTAAGGATTCTTCACTGAAGAGCTATATTGATAAGGCTACTGCTGTCTCACCTGAGGAAAGAGGCAAGCTGTTGGAGAAAAATTAG